tgggatccaagtctcatactttgcacttgagatcctaacataccaccacgctccgcagccccgGCACCCACGCAggctggctgtgcgctagctccttGCTAGCCCCAGGTGAACACTGTAATGCCGTCGTCACCACTCGCGTCGCACGATTATAACTGGGAGACAtgatgatgactctgataccaaatgatacaaaccttaggagaaccacatcTCAAAAGCTAGCGATTGAGATGGGAGAACCCAAGACCATATAAATAAACCTCAtactagttgtccatactttctaatgtgggatctaagtctcataccttgcacttgagatcctaacataGACAGACTTTTAATTCTCATAATCTCATTATCTTGtgcataaaaatttataaaaaaaaaatactttccTGTCAAAGTCTTAAATGCTTCAGCTTCAGAACCGTTCATCTAAGAATAACTGGAAAATtgagatattattttgtatatctaTAAATCTTGATAGCAGTTTGGGAAGTCAATTTTTTATGATTGGTTGATACTCATTTActaatttgaaattcttttgaAGTCTACAATCATGGTTTTTGCATTGCTCAACCCATTGGGATTTATGTGCTGCTTTTGATTGTCATAATGCTTTGCATGACTAACCAGGTTATTTGATAACTTTTCTTATGACTCTAGAGATGAACGTGAAATTGTGAAACTTGCTGTCAGTCAGGCACAGAAGCAGAGTAGACTATCTGAATATACAACTTTTAGTCGAATTAGCACTTCTGAAGGAAATGTAGATCCATTCGATGGTGAGTATAGCTGCATGCAcaagtacatatatatatattgggaCTTTGTCTTCCAACATAGAAATTTTAGGTTTGCTGGTTAAAATGTATGACTTTATGTTGGTGCATTCAGCCCTTGTGGCACTGAAGTTGTGCAATTGAGGCGCATATATGGTCAGTGGAACGGAGAGAATGACTAGTCTTCAGATGTTGAGTTTTTTGAATACGTGAAGGTGGtaaaactgactgggggcgtcAATGTTCCTGCTGGCCAGGTTTGTATCTTCTAAAATAACTTGTCATTTGTCCTGGTTTTTGTATACAATCATTTAGGTTTAAAGCTCATATGGTGAGAGGTTTGAATTAACCGAAATCCTTCTGGATCTTACATGACATTTCACGCCAAAATTGGGAAAGGCAGTCACCGTTCTAACCGTGGAAAATATCCGGATGAACTGGGAGTGGTAATACCCTTTCCCCCAAGTCTTTTTCCCTTcttcaacacacaaaattaaatatgtattattttttagcAAATCCCGGACCCAGGTCCAAATCATCCTGCGGCTGAACATAGACACTTCCAACATTTTATTTGCCTATATGACATTGTCCtcaaaaaaaaatgcctatgttACATTACTGTCACTTTTTTGCAATCATTTGGTTGTAtgtcttaatttttaaaattattttagatatcTTTTTTCAATGAGTTAAGCTTTTAGTCAGTGACTTCTTTGTTAATGCCCTTTTCTCAGAACCATGTTTTGGAAGATTCAAGGCgctaaatttattttcaagccCATTGTTTAGTAATACATTTGTGAAATAGATATAGATTGCTTAGAACAAGGGGCTTACAAGTTAAAATGCAGTGTATTTGTTAGAATTTAGGACACTCTCTTGGCTGTATCAATTTGGTTGGATTAGAGTATTCAGACAATAGATTAATTGTAAAAGCTTTTTCTTTTCCAGGTTGCAAGTTACAGTGGGCAAGGAAGAATAGCAGAATTTGGGTTCCGAAATCCTAAATGGGTTCATGGTGAACTGTTTCAACTTAATGGCAAGGTAGTTAAATTATTTTGCCCAGGATTTTTTATAGCCTTTCTTCTTTTAAGAGAAATCTTAGGAGAATTAACAACTCCACTTATTTGGCATCTAGGATGTATTCTGGTagagtttgtttatttttctggtTCTTGTTTTCTGTAGGGCATTGGACCATCAAAGTCGCAGATCTTGGTTTCCTCTACATTGTCCCAGAGCAAAGTTTCCTTGTGTGGTTTAATCGATTAACATTACCCAACCGAGCCATCtagttagtttttttattaacttatatataaCTTCAAAACAGCAAGAGAGATAAAGCATCCGATGCTAGTGCCTTTGATGTTTGTAAGTTGTGTCGTCCTTTTCCCACTTGTTTTGTTTAAAGGTATATATCAGTTTTGTTAAATGACCTAATATTGAGATTAGTGTCTAAAATTGTTCTTTTAGAATAAAATAGACATCTTTTGAGTGTTTATTAACAGTTAAATGTAGTTGCCTGTGAGTGAGGTTATATTTTGTCTAAATCTTTGGTAGAATCATTGGATGAATGGGTTATAACAGTTTATATTGTTCATCATCTATTAAGTTTGTTGGGGCCAGTTTAGAAGCATTaacaaattattgaaataaataaggATGTGAACAGGAATTTTTAAAGGAGAAGAGATCAACTTTGGAATGGAAAgtagatatgaaattttataaagtagaaaaagcaaaaaagaagGCAGAAGGAGACATCATCTTAAGAGCTAAGGTTTAATTAAGCTTAGGTATATACAACTGGACTGGAATCTATAGTGAGGGAAAAGCAATAGCAAAAGTAAGGTCAATTGTTTGATATACGTATCTTGAtatgaagtaaaaataaaaagcagGAAGGAAATTGGGGAAAGGATAGCCCACTtctaaagaaatgaaaaagcTATTGCCCACATAAAGCTTGGTTGGATGTTTTAGAATAGAATATTAATAAGGGTTGAATGACAAATTTTGAGTAGGAAACTATTTttaccctttaagtttgaaaattttattttatttttaatttattaaaattcaacaTTAGTTTTGATAATTAGGTATCTCTCTCACATTACGCAAAATAAAATAGGGTTACTATCATCCCTGCGATTAAATACAACAATTTCGATAAAGataacaaaaatgaaagagagtagaaacaatgaaagaagcaaaaataacttaaacactttaatttaaattttagtgaTCAATGGGACAAAGATGGTAATGGAAATGGTAATGGAAGTTACAATGGGGACAAAGATGAAGATAGGGATGATAAGAAATTGAAGGGTTTTGGGATAAAATGACTTCTCTACCCTTTTATATTACAAGGAATGATATATGGacaaatagatttttcaaaacttaagtatggaaaattgtcattttatcaaatttctctTCACTTGGGGGATAGTCATTCATTCAGCATAATAATGCTAAATAATCTCACCTATCTACTTTCTACCTCTACATTCTACTTAAACCTCCCCCATAATCCAATAATTTTAAGCCAAGATATGTACGTCTTGTTTTGTGCACCTGGGCCAATACATAATTGCCACCTCATCTAACAAGAGTAATCAACCAATGCCTAATTACAGCAGAACGGAAACATGAAGTTGAAGCTTTAAAGATTCTCGCTTTcacttttttacttttgtttttttctcacTTCCCAAACAAACTTTTTCCCTCTTTAAATTCCCTTGAAAACCCAAACCAAATGTGATGGAGATCAATACTCCAACTCAACCAAgcaacaaaatatgaaaaaatccaACAGCATGAAACGATCATCATCCTCGCACTCCGACTCACGCCCTCACGTTGAGTCGTCGCACTCGCCGCTCCGTTACGGCACCCCGACCTTCTCCGACCGGGGCGATCCCGACCCTCTAGATTCCCCTTCCTCTTTTCAGTCCGCCTCGCCCGATGCCTCGCCTCAAAAATCACCCAAATATCCCGATGAGAAACCCAACTCCAAAGCGATAGTTGCCGTGAGCGACAACTTAACGCAGTGTTCCCGGTGGTACAGAAGACGGTGGAGCCACCTCAGCCTCCGCCTTCGTTGCTGAATTTGCAAAAGGCAGTTCGGGAGAACGGGCCTCCGCCGTTAACCACTGTAGAGCCTAGAGCAGGCGTGAGATTCGGTGCGGGAAGGGGATTTAGGACTGTTGAGAAATTGAGAGTGGTGAATATAGGTTTTAGGTTAATCGAGGTGGTTTTGTGCTTGATTTCTTTCTCTGTTATGGCCGCCGACAAGACTAAGGGCTGGAGTGGCGATTCCTATGACCGTTACAAAGAATACAGGTTGGGTTACTATTACTTTTTAGTCTCTGAATATTTCTCACAGAATTGAATTCAGTTAATCTTTAACTGTTATAGAAGTAAAAAACATAGCTTTACAGTTGGACTGTGATTTTGAGTGTTTTTCATGTAATTTTGCGGTTGTTTAGCTACTGAATTATAGTCAATTGCCTTTATCATTTATACTTCAGtgcatcaatattaattttccTTAAATTGTCTGCGTCTGGACCTTATTTTAAGACCTTTGAATAGTAAGTGCAACAACCACTGCAccttatgttttctttattatGAAACTTGGCTTCTATGatctattttatcattttttctttaataaattttctatgTTATGATGCAACTTGATGACAGGTATTGTTTATCGATCAATGTTATTGCGTTTGTATACGCGGGATTTCAAGCAGCCTACTATTTGATGATAGGGAGCCAAGTTAAGCACATCCATGCTAGGTGTCTCTTTGATTTCTTTATGGATCAGGCAAGTTTATCTATCCCAATGCAATGAATCTTTCTATTCTATACTGATGATTATTGGCCAGTCTAAATTTTAGGCCCATTCTCATTTAGCTTGATATTTATAGTTGTATGCGTTCACTGACTTGAGGGTTCATGGTTTTGCAACTGCCACAAAGTGCTGTAATACCTAAATTTAGAAATGTAAAGACtcacaatttttgttttaatatccTAAGTTGTCGCTGTCCTACCTTTTTTATCTGTCGGCATTCATTGATTTTTGTCTGTGAATTGGAGTAGGAGGATAAATTCAGTCATAGGCATGTATGCTCAAATTAGTTGGGGTATGGCATGGCATAAGTGATCCTTCATTGGTTGGATGAGGATCTTATAAATAGAGTTTACTTCACAAACGTGCACGCATAGATTTGGTTACAATTACATAATAGGAAAAGGGGGTTTACATATCTGCAGTACTGAAAGAAATgtaattttgttgtttcaacTGGCAGATGCTAGCTTATCTTCTGATCTCCTCGTCATCAGCAGCAGCCACTCGGGTTGATGACTGGCAGTCAAATTGGGGCAAGGATGAGTTCACAGAGATGGCTAGTGCATCAGTTGCAATGTCTTTCCTAGCTTTTATTGCATTTGCCTTCAGCTCCGTCGTTTCTGGTTACTATCTATGTAATGGAGATGCCAAATGATTTCAAAAGCAACCTTGCATCATATTTGGGTCATTTACATTATGCAAAAAATGAACGTGGTAATTCAATTTTCATGTTGTACAGGGACAATTTTTCTCCACgggtatatatatttataatgttcTTTCAAACTGgaaaaataatgtaataatttaagtttcattatTTCTAATAGATATCAAGCATTTCTGTAGTCTGATTTTCATTCATATGAACAGAAGGGCTCGGGTACCTGCAGTTGGGCCTCAAATAAGCTTTTTTGAAGCCCAACAGATGAGGCTACGTGTTTTAGTATGTGATGATGAAAAGTAAGATAAAATACAGGAGTTATATTATAcgcatatatttaattatataaatgtttatatatttatgtgtatgattatgtgattagatttttttatctttaatttgaaattatctaattatatgatgatatatatataaaaacatatatttatttatgtattcaaaatagatatataaatgtatacatatttatacaaGTTATTATAGAgttaaatgagtttaatttaaagataaaataatatctaatcaagtttaaaaaatgaatttttcccCCCACTCTAGATTTCACCcttttcaaaatcttcattttgTAATGCCCCCCAAATACGCTTTCATTCCTCCGTCTTTGGTTGTCTCTTTGCCCATGATCAAGCCATCATTAGCCCAACATCTGTCTCAAGTTTGTAcacattatttagatatttaattaaatatttaaaattaaatacatataattttatagtaagATATATTGAAAACATAGACGTTTAGATGAGATGAGTAGTATTTAAGACATATCTTGTCTGAATCCAACAACCATCAAACAGCTTACAAAAATTGACAACTAGTCCCAAGTTAACATAGCGAGCGAGCCAGCCAGCCAACCACCAAAATAATTGAAGATGGTAATTAGTGAAGAGTCATGGCATGGGAATAAAAATTGGAAGCATTTGTAATTTTGGTCGTCTTATGCAATTCAAGGGGGGTTCACGTGGTAGGCCTTTTAAGAGAGGTAGTTAGACAATTTTACTTGTCATGTAGactttggtttttcttttgttgttgttgttgtcgtCTTTcgattagaaaagaaaagacaagCTTAAGTTATTTGGAGAGCCtttttttgcttgtttttttatatatatatatatatatatatatatatatatatatatacacacatttaCTTTGAAAGAAACAAAGGGGTTTCCTTCATGACCATACCACCCCATGTTCAGCTGAcaacattatattataatatttcttcAACTACATGACAAATATTCTCTATTATTCCCATCTTTACAACAATTTCACTCTCTTTTTTGGCCTTGCTTgccaaacaattaattaattaattaattaattaaatttataatacaattttttataacaagCAATATcttataggccaaatgacttattcccatccaaatattagtgttttcaaaactaacaatctcctcttaaggtttgaaaatttactATTTCCCCCCAGGGTTTTGATGGCAACTCTCTAATAACAATCTCTTCTCTGATAGTCGGTGTTTTCTCTCCCTCCCGGTCTTTCTTTGTCGTATCTTTGACATCTtagataaagatgaaatgtGTAGGACGAAGACGAATACGAAGACTCTGAGACGAAGACGTACGACAAGTTATCTTCATCAGGGAGATGGTCGGGAGAGATCAGGAGGGAGAAAGaagttgagagagagagagagagagagagaaaacacCAAGGAGCAGAGAAAGGATTGTTGTCGAAGagttgtcattaaaaaaaatagtgatttttcatAACTTGGGTGGGTGGGTGGGTGGGTGGGTGGGAGGGAGGGAGGGAAGGAGGGggagttgttagtttttaaaaggatagggaaatataattaaatttttagcttttttaaatactttcactaagtaaaaattttaattttagcacaactctaaaaattaataaataaataaataaatatttaaattttttaaaattaataaataaaaacttaaaaaaacactAACCCTCGGTGAGAATAGGCGCTTTGCCCTATCCTATactgataatatatttaattctgcagattgttttataatatattgcTTATTTTTGGTCCAGTTGAGAAGGGACGTCTGCATGTCATGTGCACGTCCCTTAAATTATGGAGATAATtacaatcaattaattaattaatattatcaaattaattgttgCCAACCTCAGACATTCGTTTTcaacacaaatttttattttgtaaattaataatatatatatatttatataagacaattgatgatgataagGACGTAACACCTGTGACACTCATAAATCATTAATGTATGTACACGAGTATAACTTctactttaattaataattaattgaagtaCAAGGCGAAATGGTTGACAAAGGAAAGGAGCGAATGGTAATTTTACACTTTTGTAacgatttcttttttttttttatataatattttaaaagaaactttAGTGAGATATGTCAGTAccctttatttattatataatttacaaaattgaaactttatcaagccaaattataataattttattattaataaattataaaacataaaattaaaaaaatagtaacgAGTGGCTTTCGTTGCTAACAAAGAAAGCAAGGGCAAACCTTGATAGAACTCAACCAAGATGAAGCTATATAGTTGGAAATATATTGAAGACATCCTGATGATGGGATTCcgtttgaattaattttcaaatgatcaaaggaaaattatttgtttgtattttaaacATACAAGAGATATTAATTTTGTACTATATCATATGCGGTCAAACTCTTCGTGAATcgaattccaaaaaaaaaaacttaaaagagatGATAAATCATTATGAGTATCTATACAAATTGTATATAACGGTTGCTAGTACATGTCTTATAAACCAATCATGTTATCAGTTTCAGAGCGTTTTatcttgtattaataaaataagtgttttgaatttcatatgtatgttatgtttcattttatttatttatttattaaatatattatatgtatataaattgttcGAAGGATATGGATCTTTGAAAGATCAATTCATTGAAGCGTTCCTTGCGTATGCGATGTTAATTGGGCAATAACATATACGCATACTAAGTGCCTCTGTTGACTATTATGAGATGATATTTGTTCGGATGACTACGAAAGTCATATCATTTGAACATTAGTATGCATTAACAACTAGTGAACCGTTATTCAAACATGGCTAATGATTATGATGAATCACATGGATATGTAATATGTAGTTAATGATTCGTCATAGGATTGTATTGGTATACTATTGATTCTTCGCCTAGGATATCACAATTAGATCTGATACGAATACTTATgtttcatatggtgtataagtATGAAACTATTCATGTCATGTACAATAAGTTTGATTGGTCATACATTGTTCCtattagaaaataaatgatAGCCAATGAAGAATTTGTTGGCttgaaataatctaattttgaatttctagaagaatgtcaataaatattgaaaacaggAATCTTTTGCCAGTGTAAGTTGAAGGATCTACTACGATATCCTTTTATACCCTCATCACCAACAAAACGTTGATATTGGTTAAGGAGACCTCTAAACCAATCAATAATTTTGTACTCTTATCATCGGTCAAACTTCTAGAGATATATGGAAATCGTGCATAAGATGATTGTTAGTATTGGAAAGCTTGACCAATAATTGACTGCCTACAAGTCTAAAAATGGACTCCCACCCTAACCAAAACCCTATTAAAAAGCCCTAACAAcatattattctttaaatattattgttcagTCTTACAAAGCTACCCAGGTAACATCTAAACACATAAACAACATGCAAACATAAAAACGCTAAAACACAAAATACGATAtgtaaaaataaagaaacctACCTTGAGATAGTTCATAGAGATGTTGCAAGAGTTTAGAGAAACTATTGGAATTGCCGGACAACTTCCAAGGCTAAAGagttcaaatattttgttttggaaatCTAAATGTTTTGCAAAAGAAGTTTAAAAGTTTGAGTGCTTGAAATACttaagggaaaagaagaagTTGGGTTTGAAGTATTCTTTATAGACATTTTAATAACAAACGAGAAACAATCTCAACCATATAAGTCAATTCAATGACATATGTTGCTGTTCCAACAAGGTAGATGTGTTGTGCCAAACACGACATTATGTTGATTTAAATCACTACAATAGACATACACAAGCACATGTGTCGTATTTAATGCAAATTGAAATTGCTACTTTCACAATGTATTCCAAATAAAAGATCTCATTTGTTCATATGTTGTTCATTTAtgtaaaaagatgaaaagtttcaaaaaccttACTCACACTCCAAAAATAGGAGAAAAGTTATGCAATCAAAATTTACCTTTCTTAGTCAAACTCTCAccaaaagacaagaaaaaaaaacaataaatcattATGTAATGAATATCTATACAAGTTGCATGCAACAATCAACCATGACACCGACACACAAGTTCACGACACAATTTCAGAAGAAAACCTTTTGACCAAAGAGCGAGAAAATGAACTATTAGGAGTTACAATTGTTTTCCATAATCttctcaacattttttttttcatcccctACCATTAAGGTATAATGATCAATTCCTATTGGATCTGTCAAGATTCATTCTACAAAAGATTAAAACATTCAACTGTGTAATTACATATGTAACATTGTCTCTTGTTTTACAAATTAAGATTGCACAAAGATTTTGGATAACACTTTTAACGTTCATTCTATTATGTTGCTAAATTGTAACAAAAAACACTCAAAACATAACGGTTGCCATAAGTTTCAAAGTAGCAAAGTGAACTACTTACAAAATATCACCATATTCATTAGAATATCATTGTTTTCAATTTGCTTGCACCGAATTAATCTCACAATTTGATCTATCCCTCGTTGTTGTGATTTTCAACATCAACACTCAATTTTGTGAACCAAAATATAtgcttttataattatatttaaatttttttgagtgaataattaatttgtttaaattgataAGTGAAAAAGTGTAATCACAtcataaataagattaaaaattaataaaattatacatattcaaatttaaatttttaattaaatattcaaaataatatattattatataattaaatttaaatttatttttaatttaaaatcaattaaacataCCACAacacattatataatttaaatttcaaactttacaCGTAGAATTGCTAAAATTAGACATTTTTTTcgtagaaaaaaataaaaatggatcTTACTTACTTTCGCCCTAGTCCAGTGGCTTGGGCGACATTAACCCCCAGATActgtcttttattatttatttttttatccgTACATTGATTGGACTCATCGGAGAGCTGGGCTTAGGTGTTGCTGTGGAATTTTGTACCGTACTTTACCATACTTTATTTCCGTAGAAACAGAatctatttaatatttttatttatttatttatttttgttgtttgttagACATAGGAAATACTATTCCTTCAAACTTTACCAAATTGGCATccgtaattttttaaaaaatcagatTCAATTATTCCGTTTAATTAGTTAAACTGTAAACTGGtttataatctaatttaatttatacataaatattaatttatttaaaatttaatcaaatttgataaaatttattgaattaaaaaaattatttaaaattaataatttaaaattaatttttttaatctatataataaaacgtctattatttaattaatatatttaaaattatattttatatttaaaaaatatgataaatattgaatattatttaaaaaaacataatatgaAGAGTAGCGTGAGACACGCGTTCTAAGAAAGCGAGTGGGAATAGGAAAAATTGattgaagaaaagaagagacCGTATACGGAAGAGGACCATACAACCATACGGCTTTGTCCGACACACCCACGGATACCACTGTGTTAGTGTGGGCTCCACTATTTCTCTCTTCCCAACACTCTCTCTTTCTGTTTCAAAATGCCTCTCTCTTTCCTTCGTAACTTTCATTCTTTTCCTTAACTACccctctcttttctttcctctttctttttattattattacctaTACGGCTATACCAAATTATGCCGCCAAAAAAGGACTTAGGCTTGTTGTATGAGATGAAAACAAAACGTCCTATCACTTATTTTTTACCCGGCTTTGAtgaagttataattttttatttttttaatttaaaattttatttatctatttgtcaaaaattaatttcaagtatttttataattttgtataaaaagaaaaatatattaataattgatatttatattaaatattttaataaaattatatatacctattttaaatatataaaataatatatataaataatctatcatcatatgattaaatgattttaaattatatgatgacatattatttatatatctattttatatattcaaattatatatatataaaattactttaagtatttagaataattttataattttattaaaaataaaaaattaataatttatattaaaattaaataatttttaacaagTGTTTCAAATTCAATGAGTGTGAAATTATGGTTTGGTCAAAGTCTGAGTGGGAAGGGTCATTTggccaataaaaataaaaggcgAGAGGATTATTTTTTACCCAAGTTTTActtaatcttaaatatatatatatatatatatatatatatataatagataaaatactTAATACTTAcccataaattatttttagttagaaataaaagtaaaattattattttacttctaaactctaaaatcttaaaaatttatataattttttcttagattttaaaaattaacacttcaccccttatttttaaaatttgaaaaatttagatttgagACTCCTAGAGTTTATTTCCCTTCTCTAACTATCACTATTTTGGCTAATGATTAATGCTTTCTACCTCTCTTCCAAATTTGGCTACGAAAGATGACCAACCATCACCATGAAAGACGATGAAGCATCGTCCTTTATCGTTCGGAAGACAGAACGATATTTCATTGTTCTTCATTGTTTCTTCTTGATTTAGATGACGCTTGATCATCTAGATATAGACAACGAAATGTCGTCCTTTGTTGGAGAAGATCTTTGGCTAGATTTGAAAAAACCATTAATCAGATTTGAGAAGATATCAACCGGCTATGAAACCTAGAAATgtggtggggggggggggggatgaatgtttaaaagtttaattatgagataaattattagttttataaattaagaaaaaataatataaatgttttagattttaaggtttaaaggtaaaataattattttatttttatctctaattacaaattttaataataattagtttataaataattatttaaatttttttatctactGTAAATATACTTTTAGATTAGATAAATCTGGGGTGAAAAATGTCCTCTGGCCAAAACATAATCTATAAATGACAACGAGAAAAGGGTAGTTTTGTAATTGAAGTAAAGTAGTACGAAAGGAGGGAAGggcaaaaaagagaaagagagtagTAGTAGAAGTGATAATGTGGAAGGACCCGGTTTGTCTCCTTCTAAGTGGATCGTCGCACGTTAAAAGAAAGAGTTGCGCAATTCATTGCATTACAGTGTTAAGAGAGAGACAAAGCCAGCTCGCCCTTGCATATGCTTTCACTGCACATCATCACTAACAGCACCTCCACCAACAATAACCAGCACCCACCTCTCTTTCATTCTCTTTCTTCCTTCCTTCTTCTCCATTGATTCACCCACCTCGATATAACCCCCTCCTAATTTGTTTTTTGAGAAACCCTTGTGTGTCTGACTGTTTTTTTAAAAAGGTCTTTTTATAGATATTCTACGTAATCAGACTGCTTGTTTTTCTCTTCATCTTGCCTGGTTTCGAGATCTGGGTTGATATCGGATGAAGACAACTTTAGATTTCTTGTGATTTTGTTCtctgtttctgttttttttctagttattaaaatgattgaGATGTGCTAGACTGCGTAGGTATTATTTGTGGTTCACTGCGCATAAAATCTCTCGAAATGTGGTTGAA
This sequence is a window from Mangifera indica cultivar Alphonso chromosome 20, CATAS_Mindica_2.1, whole genome shotgun sequence. Protein-coding genes within it:
- the LOC123204595 gene encoding LOW QUALITY PROTEIN: CASP-like protein 4A3 (The sequence of the model RefSeq protein was modified relative to this genomic sequence to represent the inferred CDS: deleted 2 bases in 1 codon), with protein sequence MKKSNSMKRSSSSHSDSRPHVESSHSPLRYGTPTFSDRGDPDPLDSPSSFQSASPDASPQKSPKYPDEKPNSNDSCRERQLNAVFPVVQKTVEPPQPPPSLLNLQKAVRENGPPPLTTVEPRAGVRFGAGRGFRTVEKLRVVNIGFRLIEVVLCLISFSVMAADKTKGWSGDSYDRYKEYRYCLSINVIAFVYAGFQAAYYLMIGSQVKHIHARCLFDFFMDQMLAYLLISSSSAAATRVDDWQSNWGKDEFTEMASASVAMSFLAFIAFAFSSVVSGYYLCNGDAK